Below is a genomic region from Macaca thibetana thibetana isolate TM-01 chromosome 1, ASM2454274v1, whole genome shotgun sequence.
CCGAATTCTTCCTTGCATggggtccaagaaccctctcttggggtctggatcgggacctcCTTTTCTGGTGACAGTCCCTGGGACTCAGTAGCAGTTCAgcagtttgttgaatgaataagcgAGGGGCCTGGTTGGGGGACACTTAGAAAGCAGAGGTTTtgcaacatttttaaactttctatttgtattttttagatgaagtctcactctgtcactcaggctggagtgcagtggcatgatctcagctcactggaaccaccatctgccaggttcaagtgaatctcctgcctcagcctcccaagtagctgggattacaggcacccaccaccacgcctggctaatttatgtatttttagtagagatagggtttcaccatgttggccaggctggtctcctgacctcaagtgatccgtcttccacaggttcccaaagtgctgggattacaggcgcccaccaccacgcctaattttttttttttgacatggattctcgctgtcgcccaggctggaacgcaatggtttgatctcggctcactgtaacctcctcctcccgggttcaaacaattctcctgtctcagcttccggagtagcaggtactacaggcacatgccaacaagcccggctaagttttttttttttttttttgagatggagtctggctctgtcgcccaggctggagtgcagtggccggatctcagctcactgcaagctccgcctcccgggtttatgccattctcctgcctcagcctccggagtagctgggactacaggtgcccgccacctcgcccggctagtttttcgtattttttagtagagacggggtttcactgtgttagccaggatggtctcgatctcctgacctcgtgatccgcccgtctcggcctcccaaagtgctaggattacaggcttgagccaccgcgcccggccttttttttttttttgagacagagtcttgctctatcgcccaggctagagtgcggtggccggatcttagctcactgcaagctccgcctcccgggttcaggccattctcctgcctcagcctcccgagtagctgggactacaggcgcccgccacctcgcccggctagtttttttttgtatttttttagtagagacggggtttcaccgtgttagccaggatggtctccatctcctgacctcgtgatctgcccgtctcggcctcccaaagtgctgggattacaggttgagccaccgcgcccagccctttttttttttttttttttttttttttaaggagacgaggtttcaccacattgttcaggctggtctcgaacccctgacctcaagtgatacacttgcctcatcctcccaaagtgcaagattacaggcatgagctaccgtgcctggcctgatttttgcatttttagcagagaccagCTTTCagcaaattggccaggctggtctcaaactcctgacctcaagtgatccacccacctcagccccccaaagtgctgggattacagtgtgagccaccatgcccagcgctGTAGGGACACTGCAGGGAGGCCTCTACTGCCCTGCTAGATGTCACACGCCACGTGGTGCCACTCTCCTTCCTGTTCACAGGTCTGAAAGAAGTAGGCAAGATGGAGAGGCCTGGAACGTGTTGAAAGGGATGGAGCCCACTAGAAGACCTCACCGGGCGTGGCTCAGCTCACAGACACCTACTCCTGTCAATTAATTATGAAAATGGAGTtggaggctgagtgcagtgactcatgcctgtaatcctagcactttgggagacggaggcgggcggatcacctgaggtcaggagtttgagaccattctggctaacatggtgaaaccccacctctactaaaaatacaaaaattagctgggcgtggtgggcgcctgtaatcccagctactcgggaggctgaggcagaagaattgcctgaacctgggaagtggaggttgcagtgagctgagatcgtgccattgcactccagcctgggcaacaaaagcaaaaaattccacctcgaaaaaaaaaaaaagaaagaaagaaaagaaaatggagctgGAACTACTGATGTGCAATAAAGCCCTGGGAGACGGACAGACATCAGGGACTGTGCCGGGCGCGGGGACtgatgcttgtcatcccagcactgtgggaggcccaggcaggcggatcacttgaggccgggagttccagaccagcctgggcaacatgacaagatcccatctctacaaaaataccaaaattagccaggcgtggtggcagatgcctgtagtcccaactatttaggaggctgaggcgggaggactgattgagcccaggaggtcaaggctgcagtaagctgtgattgaaccactgtactgcagcctgggtgacagaatgagaccctgtctcaaaaaaaaagtcagaggccGAGCgcggttgctcaagcctgtaatcccagcactttgggaggccgagacgtgcggatcacgaggtcaggagatcgagaccatcctggcgaacacggtgaaaccccgtctctactaaaaaatacaaaaaaaaactagccgggcaaggtggcgggcgcctgtagtcccagctactccggaggctgaggcaggagaatggcgtgaacccgggaggcggagcttgccgtgagccgagatcgcgccactgcactccagcctgggtgacagagcgagactctgtctcaaaaaaaaaaaaaaaaaaaaaaaaaaaaagtcagacttgGGAGTAACGTTCGGAGAAACTGGTTGGGGTTTTGGATGGGAAAAGTTTTGCCCCTGACTAGAAATgatgggccgggcacggcggctcacgcctgtaatcccagcactttgggaggccgaggcgggcatcaaagtcaagagatcaagaccatcttggccaccagggtgaaaccccgtctctactaaaaaaaaaaatacaggccgggcgcggtggctcaagcctgtaatcccagcactttgagaggccgagacgtgcggatcgcgaggtcaggagatcgagaccatcctggctaacacggtgaaaccccgtctctactaaaaatacaaaaaaattagccgggcgaggtggcggcgcctgtagtcccagctacttgggaggctgaggcaggagaaaggcgtgaacctgggaggcggagcttgcagtgagctgagatcacaccactgcgctccagcctgggcaacagagcggactccttccaaaaaaaagcaaatattagctggtcatggtgcaagggcctgtagtcccagttactagggaagctgaggcaggagaatcacttgaaccaggtatgcagaggttgcagcgagctgagatcgtgccactgtactccagccctggtaagagtaagactctgtctcaaaaaaaaaaaaaagaaatgatggaaCATAGGTTCTTGTCCTGGAAAATCTGCCTTTCCTCTGCTCGGGATGGCTGCGTTCTGACACGagggtgcctgtggtccctggCTGCCTGCTGAGTGCCTGCTGTGTACAGGCCCCACACCTTACAGCTCACGTGCATCCCAGGTGCCCTCTCATCCACTCTGAGACACAGGCAGAGGACACTGACAAGGCGTTCAGATGAGGGAGCAGTGCGGCTGGGGCTGGGAAATGGGGTGGGGGGCCGGGCTCCAGGTGGCAGCTACTGATGGGGCAGCTGTCAGAGTCAATCCCTTTGAAATGAAGTCTTTGTGTGGGGGAGCTGCAGAGGGGGAGGGCgggacagggagggaggaggccctGGTGGGAAGGGCCCTGCAAGGCCTGCCCAGAGCACCAGGAGCTGGCTGGGACTGGAGACTGGTGCGGCTGGAGCTGCAGCTGCCTggcagaggggaaactgaggtgggggTGTGGCTCTGGGACAGACATCAGGGCAGGACATCCCTAGCAAGGGTCCACGGTCTGGCTGGGAGATGTGGACTAGCTGCAACGTGGGGCGGGGTTAAAGGTCTTCTAGGGTGGCCCTGGGGAGCACAGCTCTGCACCTGAACACCACCCCGGCCGCAGGCCTGCAGCGTCAGGAGCATGAGTGAGCAGGgaagggagatggaggaggaggagggaggcggTGCTTCGGACACAGCACCTATGCTGCCCCGGGGACCTCCTGACCACCAGGCCTCAGCCCTGCCGTGCCCAGGGTGGCCGAGGCCCCTGCTGCTGCCCGGCCGGCTGGTGGCCGGGCTCCTGCTGCACCTCCTGCTGCCCGCCACAGCCTTCCTGCTGGTGCTCCTGCCCGCAGCGGCCGTCGTCTACCTGGGATTCCTGTGCCACTCGAGGGTGAGCCTGTGCCCCATGGGCGGGGGACTAGCTGGGGTCCTGGGGAGTGGGCGTGCCCTGCGGCTGAAGGCCTCTGTGCCCCTTTCCAGTATTGCCCCTTGTCCTCGGAGACACATGTGCCCCTACCTGGCAGCCCCTTCTCCCAAGCACCCCCACCAGCCACAGCCAAAAAAGGGCTTTTGTTTTTCACCCAAGGGACAGCTCTGTCCCCACCCCGAGGCCTCCCGGCCTTGTACCAGGGGCCACCAGGGCCTGGAcagctgggtgggggtgggaagagaaCGGGGTTCcaggaaaagaagatgaaaatgttgTCAGGTTTCACTAACGCACAGCCCCCCGTCCCTCCAACACACACGGCCCCTCCCAGGCCCTCCTGCCAGGGCGGGGCTTCCCCCCTGTGGAGTGGGCTGTGGCCTGGTCTGGGGGCGGGGGTTTAGGCAGATGGCCCCGGGCCCCTTTCTGCTGGCATGGGGGATGGCGCCAGCTGGTGATGGGACGGCGCAGGGGGACAGAACACGGCAGTGGGCGCTTTTTCTGAGCCTCCCCTCAAGGGACCCTGCTCGGCCCTTTACCTGCTGCGTCCCGGATCTCCGGTTCACCCCCAGCACTGCCTGGCCCACAGCGGCCCGCCCCTCCCCTCTCTCCGCCCCGCCCCTCCTTCGCCCAGGCCCTAATCCTTCATCCCTccatctccccctccctctccccaccctgctcAGCCCGCCCCGGCCCCTCTATCGCCCCGTCCCTGCTCTTTCATCTTCTCTATCTGCCACTCCTCTCTCCCGCCCTGCACCCTTCCATCTCCTTTTGCCGCGGCCTAGCATCCTTTCTCCCACCCCgctccctctgccctcccctctccaccCTGCTCCGGCCCACCCATCCCTCACCGTCCGGCCCTCACCGCCCCTTCATCACCCTGACCCACCCACCCCCTCTCCTCCACCCCTGCCCTCTATCACCCTGCCCTGCTCCCCTCCCGTCCACATCCCGTCCCGCCCCCTCTCCTccgccccctcctctccctccatcACCCTGTCCcgctccctcttctctcccttccgGAAGCTCCATCACCCCGCCCGCCCCCCACTGACCGCCCGCCCGGCCCCCAGGTCCACCCCGCTCCCGGTCCCGGGTGCCGCGCGCTGTTCTCGGACCGCGGCTCCGCGGCGCTCATCGTGTTCGGGCTTCTCTCGCTGCCGCCGCTGCTGGTGCTCGCCTCGGCCGTCCGCGCCCGCCTGGCCCGGCGCCTCCGCCCGCTGCTGCCTCCGCCCGCTGGGACCCCCGGACCCCGCCGCCCCCCGGGGCGCCCCGACGGGGACGAGCAACTCTGCGCCTGGGTGTGACCCGGCGGCCGCTGCGAAACCCCGAGAGGCCTCCGAGCTCGCGCGGGACCCCATCGCGTGGCCCGGCCCGGGAAACTGAGGGTCGCGCCCGCTCCCCCTTCCTGGCTGCGCGCGCAGCGCTCCCGGCTACGACCCCGGCCTCCCCCGCCCGCAGCCCCGCCCCCGCCACGGAgtgcagaggaggggaggggagtgcaggggaggggaggggagtgcaggggaggggaggggaggggagtgcaggggaggggaggggaggggaggggaggggagtgcaggggaggggaggggagtgcaggggaggggacgggaggggagtgcaggggaggggaggggaggggagtgcaggggaggggaggggagtgcaggggaggggagggcaaggCAGAGCCCGGCAGGCGGCCCTCAGAGGAGGGGGTCAGGCCCCAGCCCCAAGGCCTCTCCCGTCTGCCCAGGTCCCGGCCTCCGGCGTCCAGGGCTCTGGGACTCCCAGGAGAGACGCCCACGCTCGGCCACGCCCAGGGTTCCAGAAGCCCACGGGTGGCGGCAGCGGGGCTCAGCCTGTGGCAGCCTCGCATTCAGACAGGCGCCAGCATCTGTGGGCTCTCTCGGGATGACTCTAAGATCTCACTGACTCTGGTGTTCCTCGGTCTCACCAGCACGTCCCAGCTGGGCCGAGCTCACACCCACCCTGTTTGGTGTAAGCCACAGGTCCACAACGGTCATCAGCTCCGGAAATCCCTCAACCATTATCTCCAGTTTCACCACGAATTCCTTCTCCATATCCTCGCCGCTTCCTTTTTTACCCCCTCATCAAATTACTCTCTTCTGTCTAATCTGCTGattaactcattcattttatCTTAAATTATTATGTTAACATATCCAGgccaggcactatggctcacgtctgtaatcctagcactttgggacgaccagatgggtggatcatctgaggccaggagttcgagacaagcctggccaatatggtgaaaccccgtctctactaaaaatacaaaaattagctggctatggtggtgggcacctgtaaccccagctacttgggagctgatgcaggagaatcacttgaacccaggaggtggagtttgcagcgagccgaaatcgtgccactgcactccagcctggacgacaagagcaagactccatcttaaaaacaaacaaacaaaaaaacaacaaaaattagctggccatggcggtgcacacctgtagtcccagctactcaggaggctgaggcacaagaattgtttaaACTCTGGAGGCAGatgttggagtgagctgagatggcgccactgcactccagcctgcgtgacaaagtgaaactccatctcaaaaaaaaaaaaggggagggggttAACATATCTAAAAGTTACATGTGATTCTGTTTTAGATTTGTCTGATCGCTTTTTATGGTCTCTTGGTACGTGCTTACTTTTTGGATTACAGTTTTCActtcttaaacatattttatatatagttattttatattctgtactAAGTAATTCCAATTTCCTAGTCTTTAGGGGTCTAAATCTGTGAATGGTTGTTTCTACTGATTCTCATCAGTAGCATGGTGGTTCTCTGAACGTTTGGTAATGTCTAATTGTCAGCTGTTATCTGTGACAATTCTGAGGTCCAACTTGGAGATGCTTCCCTCCAGAGACTATTCCCCATTTCCAGGCGAGACCACCTTGGGCCCCCTCGGTGACCCTTGAGACCCCTGGTTTAGCAGCCCCTATGCAGAGAAGCATACTTGTTCGCTGGCCGCAGGCTGGCTCTCTGTCCCTGTGTGTGTCCAGTGAATTATCGGCTTTCCCAGCCACTTCCCTTCATCATCCGGGCCTCCACATTACTCTGTTTGTTTactgagagagagtcttgctctgccgcccaggcagagtgcagtggtgagctcctagctccctgcagcctcgacctcctgggctcaagtgatcctcctgcctcagtctcccaagtagctgcgactacagagtgcaccaccacacccagctaatttaaaattttttgtagagacggggtctcatcatgttgcccaggctggtctcgaactcctgggcacaagcaatcctctcgcctcggcttcctaaagtgttgggattataagcatgaaccacccgacctggccttatttatttttgctgtttaatTTTGGGGGAGCCTTGGAGATATTTACTTTCTTGGAAGCCCAGCAGTCTATTAAAAATGTATGCTCATAGTAATTCATCCAGAAGCTGGTTGTTGCTGGAAGGCCTTTTAAGGGATCTAGTACATCATATTGCCAGCAGGGCTCAGCCTGTGACCAGCAAGGTCTGGGCTCCGTCTGGGGCCAGGGTCAAGGCTCAGCCTGTGATCAGGGTCGAAGCTCATTCCGTGGCCTTGAGCACAGCCTGGTGTGTGGCTGGGTCAAGTCCAGCAGAAGTCTCGGGGTTTTCCAGCCTCCATCCGAGTCCGACTTTGATGCCTTTCCTGGTCAGACAGGCGCTGGGCCAGTGGCCAAGCTGCCAGGATGGCTTCCCCGGGGCCACGGctgccttccttcccctcctgcctGGGCTGGCTCTGGCCACCACTAGGGGTTGAAGATGAGGGCTCTCCTGGGAAGCTCTTGGCTGAGCATCGCCTGGCCCCGGAGCCATGAAAACaacagctgggcctggtgggggtggggaggctcaGTGGAGAGGCCAGCTCCCTTGGCTGCTGGGCAGGGGCTTCTGTCCACAGCTGCCTCAGGCATTTGTTTCCAAAGGTGTTTCCAGCTTCCCAGGCCCACCCTGAGGTCCCGCACTGCCAGGGAGGTTGATGGCACGGAGCAGCGAAGcccggccccagccccagctgccaGATCAGCTCGCAGAGGAACACCTGTGGGGGCCTGTGGGCGGTTCAGAGGGGTGTAGGAACGCGCCTGTGGCAGGCCATAGCCCCGATAGCAGAGGCCTGGCCTGCggaaaagaagcaaggaaggggTGATTCAGGAAGGCCAGAGCCCCTGTGCTGGGGCAGGGGCCCCAGCCCCTAGGACAGGACAGGCCCCACGTTGGAAGGCAGGGGCCCCACCCCCTAGGACTGAACAGACTCCCTGTTGAGGCCCCTGGGTTCTTCCTGGGCCGGTCCTTGCCTGGCCTCTTTCATGGATCCTAAGCAGCTTCCTTATTGGCCACCATCTGGGAAGCCAGGAGGGGGGCATGAaatgaggaggaggtgggggcccCAGCCAGGGTGCCCCTCCTCAAGGCCCCAGGTATACAGTTGGCCTTTGCCCAGTCCTTCTAGCCCCTGCCAGGGAAGGACTCCACCTGGACCCCACGAATCTCTCCCAACTTTTGCCCAGCATGGCGCCCATGATCAAAACCCCGCTTCAGGGCCCTGGGTCCCCAGGCCGGCCCCCACCCTGAGGGTGCCTCTACACCCCTTTCCCCagagcccctcccccagcctgagGGCCAGGAGCAGCCTCCTCTTCCTGCAGTCTCTACCGCAGCTCTCCCCTGGCCCAGGGGCCTGAACTCCTCGGGTGGAGGAGCTGAGCTGCAGGGTGGCTGTGGGGACCTCAGGGTGGCCATGGGGGCCTTGGGGTGGCCGTGGGGTGGCTGTGGGGGCCTTGGGGTGGCTGTGGGGGCCTTGGGGTGGCCATGGGGACTGTGGGGTGGCTGTGGAGGCCTCGGGGTGGCTGTGGGGACCTCTGCCTGGCGTTCTTTCCCAGTGGCTGGAGCCCCTGCCTTGTCCGAAAGGGAGCCCggagtgtgtgtgcctgtgtgtgtcccaTCTGTGTCCCCATCATGCCTCATTCTGGGGCAGGGGGGCAGTAAGGGGCCCCGCCCCACTGGATGGAGCGAGCTTCCCACCTTGCCCCGTGTCATTTCCTGATTTGCAAAATATTTCCTGGGAGCACAGTTGTTGGCAAGCACAGCCTCAGACGGTGTGAACAGCTGGGGGGCCCCTCAGATGTggctccctctgtccctctggcCTGTGCtggcctgcccctgcccccaggccTGTAAGCTGGGAAGGCTGTGGGGCAGGAACTCCCCAGGGTTAGTGGGCTGGTCTGAGGGCTAAggcccctgctcccagccccgCCCAACCTGCCTCTGGGGAGTCCCTCGTGTGTGGACACAGGTCAGTCCCTCCCTGCTACCTCCTTCCGACCCTGGTCCAGGCCCCTGGGAGTTTTGGGTCTGCCCAGGGCTGTGGTCTGAGCCTGTCCTGACTGTGTCTAGGGAAGGAGCAGTGTGTCGTCCTCCTCTCCCTTTCGGGGAAGGATGTCCCAGGAGAGAGGCAAAGTGAGGGGACCCACACAAGGAAGGGGCCCTGCTATTGGGAAACCCGGGGTCATTCAGGCTGTTACTCTCTGGCTCCCACGGGGCCGGGCTCTGTTCTCGCTGCGGCGAATCTCCTGCCCCCACCGAGGCCAGCAGCAGCCTCCACCCGGCTTCTGAATACTGCACTCAGGAGCCCGGCCACCCCTCCCAAAGGCCCCCAGCCTGCTCTGCCCCTGCTGTCCTGGTGCAGGGccctcctgcccaccccaccctggTCTCAGTACTCGAGGTTCCTTCTCTCTGCCCGGAAGTCTCTTCCTCGAGTACCCTTGCGTGTGAGTCCCCAGTGACCCCCCGTTCTCACAGGGAAAACAAGTAGACCGTATCTTTCCTAGCTGGTCACGGCCCACCCCTCCTAGCCTGGCAGTGCTGGCCCGGCGCCTGTGTGTCCCCAGCACTGAGGCCGGGGTGCGGCTGTGCCCAGCACACAGACgagggatggatggacagatgcaGATGGTGCGGCTCCCGCCCCCTACCCAGGCTGCTACCCGCCACCCCAGCTGCTGCTGGCACAGGGGACTGAGTGGGGTCAGCTCTGGGGCCAGAGGGGCAGTCCTGGGCTCCTGGGAAGTGAAAAGTGACCCCAGGACCTGTCTTTGACTCCAGTGAGCAGGCTGAGTCTAGGAGCTGGGTGGGCCCTGCTCTCTTGGTGACCCCGGCTCTGCCCCACTTACTGTTATGGGGTGGGGTCCCGGGCTCAGGCACACCCCAGAGCAGTGCCTCAGGCCCGCACTGCTGCCCCTCACCGCCCCTTCCATCTGTTCCAGTGTGTGCTTGAGTACATTTATGAGATACAGGAAAACAGCAACCAAAGGCGCCGGGTGCGGGCCTGGGCGTTCTGCCCTCGGCTTGGGTCAGGGGTGGGGTCAGAGGTTTCAGGAGCTGCCCTTTTCCCCGGGGTCAAACATGACCACAGCCAGCTGGGGACAAAAGGCCCTTCTTCTTCTGCAGAAGCCTGGATTGTGCGGAGGAGGGAGCATTCCCAAAGGCGGGTGGGGGCGGGGCGGTGCCCGGGCGAGAGCAGCGTCCCCAGCTTCCCGGAACCCCCTCCACCTGCCTGCAGACAGACCGGCAGGGCAGGCCGGCTCCGGGAAGTGAGGCACAAGGACTCCCACAGCCCAGGCCCAGACCGTGGGGGCAGGGTGGCCGCAGCCACACCAGGCTGCTCCCCACCCCGTGGGGCCCAAGGCCACCAGGATCAGACAGGGGCTATGCCTGCAGGAGGCAGAAGGCTTGGGGCCAGGAGCCACTGTGATCTGGCCTGACCCGTCCTTGCCCTGCCTATCTTACCCCGGGCCCTTCTCCCTGGAGAGTGGAGGGTTCCGGCTGTTATATTTGTGCTTCCTCTGGTGTCTGCCTCAAGTCCGGCCCGGGCCCTGACACTGCACCTCTGGCTGACCCCATGTTCTCTGAGACCCTCTGTCCACGTCCTTCCTCTGCGGTGGAGACAGCGGGTGGAGGGCAGGACATAGGAATGAGTCCTGAAGGCTGAGGAGCAGGGGGAGAGCTGACGGGGAGGGTCTCCTAGCAGGAGGGACTCCAGGCAGAGCTGGGAGCAAGGCAGGTGGCTGAGCTCGGCCCACGCTGGGTGGAGGCCAGGCCTCCTGTGCCTTCTCCCGCTGACGGCGAGCTGAAGGGAGGAGGGCGGCAGCTTCCTTGAGGGCCTGAGTCACAGCCAAGAAGACCCACTCACTTTTTCCAGAAGTGAGGGAAACTTCCCCGTCAGCCCAGCAGTGTGAGGTGTGACTGTGGCCCGCctgctgggcaggggtgggggacgAGCAGGCCACTGGCTGTGAGCCTCCCCAGGGTGGGGGACCCTCGGCCCAGCTCCCTGCTTGACTACCTGGGCGTGCCTCCGCAGGGTCTGCAGCCAGCTTCCGGTCAGACTTCAGGTCCTCCAGCGGCTGTGGCCTTGAGCGTCATCTCCACAGCAGCCCCTGTGTACTGGGGGCTGGGGGGCCTGGTAAGGCCCCTCGGAGTGGCACAGCTCGCACTCTGGGGACCCAAAGTCCCCCCACCAGGCCCAGGCGGAAGCACAAGGCATTTCTGGTCCCAGCGGAGGCCTGAGGTCTGTGGAGCCCAGCCAGCACCTCCACTGCCAAGATCCCTGGCagggggggcggggggcgccGGCGGGGACACAGCTCTCCCTTGTTCCTGCCGCCAGCTCCTCAGACTCAGCCTGCCGCTTCCTTTTTTAGGCAAAGTCGAGCGCTGGCCGCTCGTCTGCACGCCCCGCGGTGTCTCACCTGcctgaaagggaggaaggaagcccATGGAGCCCCATCCGTTCTCCTGCGGGGCATCCTCCAGgagagggtggggaaggaggggacATCCTGGCAGACACACCCCCATCCCCCGCCCCCCAGCTCTGAGCTGAGGAGGCCCAGGGAGAGTGCCATGGCTActggagggagggctggggtggggttcTCCTGTCCAGGGGATACTGCTGGCCCAGCCCCACCTGAGCGAGGGAAATCTGCCCTGGGGGCCTCAGGACACCCCCTGCAGCCAGCCACCTCTAGTCTGGGCCTCACCAAGACCCCAAGACCCAAGAGCTCCTGGCTCACCAGTGGGCCCCTCCAGTCCTGCCGGGGGTGTTTCTTGGGTCCTGGAGTCTGGGCCCCTCATTGAGTAGGGTATATGGGTAACAGGCCCAGTGTGGTACCACTGGACAGGGCCTGAAGCAGCCGTCTCCCACTCCCACGCCTCTTCCTCCAAGcagcccaggtgtggtgggagCTTCGAGTCTCCCTCAGATTCCTGTCTTCTGTCCCCTTTCAAGGCACTGTGTCCTTCTACGTGCCACCCCATGGCCCTTCCAATCTCTGCTGGTCAGTCCCTAGGACACGTATCCTATTCCCCCAGACACCCACCTGCCTCCAGCTCTGTGGCCAAGGTGAAACCAGGCTCTGGACGTTTTCTGGTGCCACCGCCAGCCCCTGGGGTTCTCTTGGGTCTGGCTGCAGGGACCCCAGCACCCAGAGTCACGGCAGTGGTGGGCATGGGGAGGGCCTAGCCTGGTACCTCCCTGCTGGGCTCCTGCGGCTGGGGGTGGGAGATGGGTGGAGAGCGCGGTCCGCACAGCCTCAGCCGGGAGAGGGAgactggagtgtgtgtgtgtgcgtgcccaCGCGTGCATGCCTCGGTCGTATTTCGGCTGGTGCTGCGTGTTCCTGCGTGTCGGGGTCCGCTGGTGCGCCTCTCCGGGGTTTGTGCACGTGGCCCTCCGCTCGCACAGGAGGACGGGGGCGTGACCTCGCCGTGGGTGTGGCCGTTCGGGGCGGGGCCTCCAGGGGGCGGGGCCGGCCTGGTCCGCGCGGTGACGCGCCCTGCAGCCGCGAGCGAGCGAGCGAGACAGCCAGCGAGCTGCCGAGCGCGCCGCCCCGTCCGTCGCGCGCGATGCTCCCCTGGACGGCGCTCGGCCTGGCCCTGAGCTTGCGGCTGGCGCTGGCGCGGAGCGACGCGGAGAGCGGTGAGTGCGGCAGACGGCCGGGCCGGGGTTGGGGCCCCTGGTGCCCGCTCTGCGCCGCTGCCCGCGCAGGGCCGTTGCTGTCCCCTGCTCCGGGCCGGCGGGCGGGCTGGGAGGCTGCGGGAGCCGGGCGTGGGCGCGGGCGTGGGCGTGGGCGGAGCGTCCTGCTCACCTGAGGTGGGCGGCCCAGGTGCTCCAGGCGACACCGTCCGTGAGC
It encodes:
- the TMEM88B gene encoding transmembrane protein 88B, which codes for MSEQGREMEEEEGGGASDTAPMLPRGPPDHQASALPCPGWPRPLLLPGRLVAGLLLHLLLPATAFLLVLLPAAAVVYLGFLCHSRVHPAPGPGCRALFSDRGSAALIVFGLLSLPPLLVLASAVRARLARRLRPLLPPPAGTPGPRRPPGRPDGDEQLCAWV